The following proteins are encoded in a genomic region of Rutidosis leptorrhynchoides isolate AG116_Rl617_1_P2 unplaced genomic scaffold, CSIRO_AGI_Rlap_v1 contig206, whole genome shotgun sequence:
- the LOC139881886 gene encoding uncharacterized protein has translation MGDILKLWAARVSKIKASTSVENRPSNFDPERSNQVEVETLTRTPVLSPSSSNEQNIPTSSCPPRLGTDLALLPADPGERKPILSYPLSERDDIIRAYIQRGAAFCLYCYLFKKESLGHGGGDAFSTKGFKGWNNIERLKKHVGGPSSVHNSFSKKCEVLMMQKHHLRTYVEKQDDQMRNAYRIRLNASIDIARLVLQCGLPFRGHDESESSSKKGNFLTFLTWYSKRVDKVGAVTLKNAPQNSQMIYPSIQKDIVNACAHETIKAILEDLGDDYFAILLMSPEMCLTQNKWLLF, from the exons ATGGGTGATATTTTGAAGTTGTGGGCAGCGAGGGTTTCTAAAATTAAAGCTTCTACATCCGTAGAAAACCGGCCTTCCAATTTCGATCCAGAAAGAAGCAATCAAGTTGAAGTGGAGACTCTGACTCGCACCCCTGTCCTTAGCCCTTCCTCTTCTAATGAACAGAACATTCCAACGTCTTCTTGTCCCCCGAGACTTGGAACTGATTTAGCTTTACTACCTGCTGATCCCGGAGAAAGGAAGCCAATCTTGTCATATCCTCTCAGTGAACGTGATGACATAATAAGGGCATATATTCAAAGAG GTGCCGCATTTTGTCTCTATTGTTACTTGTTTAAGAAAGAAAGTTTGGGTCATGGTGGTGGGGATGCATTTTCAACTAAAGGGTTTAAGGGTTGGAACAACATAGAGAGACTTAAAAAGCATGTCGGTGGACCTTCTAGTGTTCATAATAGTTTCTCCAAGAAGTGTGAAGTTCTTATGATGCAAAAGCATCATCTTCGAACATATGTAGAAAAGCAAGATGATCAAATGAGGAATGCTTATCGGATTCGTTTAAATGCATCGATTGATATTGCGAGATTGGTTTTACAATGTGGCTTGCCATTTAGAGGTCATGATGAAAGCGAATCTTCAAGTAAGAAGGGAAACTTTCTTACTTTCTTGACTTGGTATTCAAAGCGTGTTGATAAAGTTGGTGCAGTAACCTTGAAAAATGCTCCACAAAATTCACAAATGATTTATCCTAGTATCCAAAAAGACATTGTTAATGCATGTGCTCATGAAACAATTAAAGCTATTCTTGAGGACCTTGGAGATGACTACTTTGCTATATTGTTGATGAGTCCCGAGATGTGTCTCACACAGAACAAATGGCTCTTGTTTTGA